The nucleotide sequence gtatgttacactttcacgcaaaaactactgatggattttgatgaaactttacagtattatttttcatgACCCAGAATTTTTGACGATATGcgataaactaaatttcacgcgggtgaagccgcggacaaaagctagtagcACTATACGTTTGATTCAGAAACTCCACTACCTCAACTGTTTTGGTtcgtttaattcattaaaattaagattgaCTAGTAATCATACGGTCTATTCTTTATCAGATACGAAACTTTTAGTAATTACTAGAAGTTTAGTGAGGTTTGTTTAATAATTACACTCATTTGTACGTGTTTTGGACTTCACAATTCACGAAACTGTTTcaactaattttaatttgtacttgagttttatttttataaaaataaaagttactaaTTCAGCAGGAATAGTGTGCCATAATATGAAATGCAGTATGTAATATAATTCAGACATGCCACATACTAATCTAGTCAAATTCAAGGGTACACCAAATTAATGgtttttatatttcattaaGGGCTATTGCAAATCGTATGATTTCATTTTATTcagtactagctgacccggcgaactttgttctgccttaatggcaataaataagcagactttttttttttaatttcgaacgggataaaaagtatcctatgtccttctcctggctctaaactacctccctgacaattttcagctaaatcggttcagccgttcttgagttataagtggtgtaactaacacgactttcttttatatacaacgtgtcccaaaattcaaggataagccggcgccgcaggttGGAcgtagtcatgactactttaggaaaaataaggaaaaaaatatatctcaattattttttaagttacacaataaattacgaaattcttcgaaaattgacaccccttatgatattttacattaccacgaccaccatttttcaaatatttctgtttttttgtttgtatcggcaacttaagtagtgctgctgtccaccccaactctCAAAACctccagaatccttgcagtttttacacaaaagttaatcaaaatatgttatttccttaaaattttgaacgatttttactttcactccactttgactcatcgttttgtaaaaaaaaagtatgaacactactgcggcaagttttttataaagttgacgaaactatccaagattccaaaatggtataatactctaagaaacctagtcgcaaaaaagatatgcgtaccatttttacaagcacttcgcttgttagttagtatgggttaaatcttgcaactgaatttaaaaccagttctcctcaaccgattgagctgaaatttggtatacttatgtaagtacgatgaaaattcaatattatggtaccattgagctgactggaggtggccataggaacttctaaacgaaacggcggaattgcatctagtttgggttcgttggacttgtcttttcgagcactttagtgctagatgatgtccaggatcctgatgatgaagtcagttataattttcaaacgaagtcaagcttgcttttaaaaaagtttttttttattacaattttattttaaactttttagttgtttctcaatctcatggcccaagtgctcgggaagacaaatccgacgaacccaaactcgataagcttccgacgtttcgtttaggagttcctatggccagcttctgccacctcttgacttcatcatcaggaccctggacatcatctagcactaaagtgctcgaaaagacaagtccaacgaacccaaactagatgcaattccgccgtttcgttaagagttcctatggccacctccaggctccatccagctcaatggtaccataatattgcattgtcatcgtacttacacaagtataccaaattttagCTCtattggttaaggagaactggttttaaattcagttgcaagatttatcccatactaagtaacaagcgaagtgcttgtaaaaatggtacgcatatcttttttgcgactaggtttcttagggtattataccattttggaatcttggatagttgcgtcaactttaaaaaaaacttgccgcagtagtgttcatactttttttttacaaaacgatgagtcaaagtgaagtgaaagtaaaaatcgttgtaaattttaaggaaataacatatttttattaacttttgtgtaaaaactgcaaggattctgggggttttaagagttggagtgaacagcagcactacttaagttgccgatataaacagaaaaacaggaatatttgaaaaattgttgtcgtggtaatgtaaaatatcataaggggtgtcaattttcgtcgaatttcataatttattgtgaaagttaaaaaataattgagatagatttttttccttatttttcctaaagtagtcatgactatgtccatcctgtggcgtcggcttatccttgaattttgggacacgttgtatatatatatatatatatatatatataatatgATAAGCTAGACAACGACCTTATATCCTATGACTTATTCACTTAACTTTCTATACCTTTTAATCATTGTTCATTTATCTGTTTATAACATATCTTTATCACACAAATGGGGGATCAATAAAAGAGACGAAATGTTATTTAACTTATTGTATTAACTTATCAAGTCTTATATTACACTATATTAGCAGTATCACTAGAGAGTCTAAGACCTCGCTTTGGGTGCTGGCGCCGCTTCCTCGGAGTCCTTGTACCAGTCCTCgctgtaacaaaaaaatattattattacaaattcaaacaGAAAATATCTCGTTTAAGACGAAGAACATGAAAAAATGTATTATGGTGCAAGGTAAAATATCTCTAAATTAGCTTGGGAGAGACGATAGCGATAAAATTATGTCAAGGTTAGACACACCGTCATGACATTTGTCTGAATATTGATACTTAGGGAAAAACCAATTCTGTATGTTGTTACTGAAAGACACTGACCAAGTCAAGAAGGCTAAATCAAAGACGAAGTTTTTATgtccaaaattaattaaaactatcgTTTTGATTTATTATGGTTAATTGCGGTTACCTGCACGTACTTAATTTTATGAGTACCTTTTCGTATCTATCTTTTTAATTTAGGAAGAGGAAATTATTGGCCTCTGATGGCCAGATATCACCATCACCCATAGGATGTCTATGGGTGGAGGTGATATAACGAAAGTGGTAAACTAATAGACTCTTAATAGCACAGATACTTATACTGACCATCCGCGGACATTCTCAGGGGCGTCGCACCGCTGGGTCTCCTCGTTGTACACTTCACCGGCTTGGCAGCCGAGGTCACGGGGCTCCACGCCGTTCAGGCACACGTAGAAACGCTGGCAGTCAGACGGGTGGGGGAATTTGGGGTGGGCCACGGGCAGACCCTGGGAGTCGACCTGCTGCTCTTTGGGGCACTCGAAACCATCCTTGGTCTTCTCTGGAAAGACAAATACAGTGTTAAGATCGAGAAAAATACTCTGCTTTGCAGAGATAAGAAAATTGTCACGACGATTTAGTTTATTTCTGTTATTGTTATCTTTCTATTCCCATGTCTTTTAGGTAAGGAATACAATgccagttttatttaattaaatcttcACAATTTAGTAGAAATAATTCAAGTTCAAATTCTGTATTAGGTCCCTTTCTGAGCATTTATATACGTCCCTTTGCTTCCTTAGCTTGCATGACCACCATTTTTGTAACTTTGTGATTTCAATAACAGTAAAATTGTATATCTCATAGGTGTAATAATAAATGTCATATTCATCTACATTTCTTTTTGACGATGTTATAACATCACAGAAGGTATCATTTAATCAGAAAAGGAAAGACCTGTGTAAATGAACCTTGAAAACTGCGAGAAATTTTAACGATTTGTAATATGCCTTCAATACCTTGACCTAGTTCCGTTTTCATTGACATTGGTAGTCTCTTCCTTAATACAATCGTATGATTTTTAAATTAGCAGAGCTTGTAGAAGAAACAATTGAATGAGTTTCTATGATCTTAATAAAACGTGAAATTGATTTTGAATTCGAAACAATTGAATATTGTGTACTCACTCTCCTGGTTGTTGCATCCTTGTCTGCCAGCGGACTCGGGCCACACGCAGGTGCCTGAGTACTCGTCGAAGTGCAGTCCGGCGGTGCACTTGACTTCGGTGAAGTCACCCTCGATGCAGTTGAAGAAGATGTTGCACACCGATGGGTCGGGGTGGGCGAAGAAACCGTTGCGGCGGGGGCAGTTGCCGTTGGGCTTAGGGGGCTCTGtgaaagaaaattcacttttaaaACATCTGACTACTAATACTACGAGAGCTACTAAGCTAGAAAGAGCATGAAAGGGAGTCATAACACTGAGGAGCGTTCCGACCAATTTAAACCGTCACATTTTTACGAAGGTCCTCGTTCATTGAAGGTAAATGAGCACATcgtctacataatattattccaaaCGTTAACCCGATAATTTATAAGTTTTTGTGCAAACATGTTAAGCCAAATTATAATTATACCTACCGCATCCTAATTTAAACTTACTCAAGTTAGCAACCAATTTATTCTTTATGTCAACCGCATTCTGAAATCACGTGTAACCTCTACAGTCGCTATCTCAACCAGTTCGTAAGGATTCTCAGAATAAATCGCACATTATGTATACGAATGCCACCCGAGTTCAAGGTGAACCTGGTATGAAAGAACGACTTTTCCTTTTTAAGGATTCACATAAAATGTTACAACGTGATATAATTTTATTCACATGACGTTAAATTTAATGTTAACGCGTGATAATTAAttgatattgttatttttcttaAGAAAAATGCATTCGAAAAGCCTTGAGAGGCCTAGGCCGTTTATTCTAGGAAACAGCAATTGTCAGTGGAGGAGCAGGAAGGCAATTCGCTACAGTCTCCCACCATTCAACAGTTTCTGAAAGTAACTTTAGAGAAATCGTTAAATATAGACTTTTCCGGTCACCGTTGAGTTGCCTTGAATTATAACTGTTGGATTTTTTTTTGATTCGATTTCTTTGGAATTCTGAAAGTTTCGCATTAGTAGTAATGTATAAGTGTGTAAGAGAAACTGACCGAGCCTAAAATGTAGAGAAGCTGCTCGATCTATTAAAGTGCATGTTTTTATGACATAAGTTCTGGTACAGTATTTAATGATAGAAGTTAGAAACACGTTACATTGTTCTTTTATACGTCTACATACATAATGTATAAGCTTGTAAATGGCACCGAATTGTACCCTTTTCAACAGTCAAGTCACGGCGGGGAGCGTTGCATTCCGCGCGCGTGTGCGTGTGCGCATATCCAGAAACCGGCGGTGACCAATAATCAAGAATAACAAGGCTTATGTAAACGGAGTTGGAACGTGTTTTATGTCTTTTTGAGTATGCTTCGATATatgacatacatacatacatgtatacccattcttataagatacaccatacaagaatgcatggtaaattcagtgaactgctcctgaatcgaatgtacctactactactatttctatttatttatattaaccggcagacagtggtgactgagtttgttgcggcgcttcttctcagcacttgccaaatgttggtctcgaagcgctggtagggtaaaaagattatgagacatgtagaggctccttaagagcaaaatgacgatttgtaagaactatttattagtccaaacaaataaagaaattttgactttgactttgactttgatagtTCGTTGATTTACAGTCAAAATTGAAAGGACGTTGTCGAGTGGTTAACTTACAAACGTTCAGAAAATGATATCCTAGAAAAAACTTGATTCAATTTTATAGTCTGTCCTAAGAGGCAGAgattgaaattcaaccaatccAAAGTCTTCAATTTGTGCATGACATTTAATAGAATTTTGAGCTTGAGCTTCGTTCTGTAATTTGCCTCTAAAATCATGTGTATTGTCTCTGCAAAGTACAGCTAGTTTCTTAGCTAAAGTTTTCAAAATTCCTTACACGTAAAGATCTATAAATCGTGTTGCATTTAATCGAATGCGGAACATTCACAATCACGCCAATCATATCATTTACACGGCCAGTAAAACACGTTAAGTGACACAGAAGTGAATGTAACACTGTGACAAACGTAATGATTGACACACAAGTATGGGTCCTGGAGTAGGTGACCTAGAAAGCCAGTCGCGTATGACCTACGTGGTCAAAGGTGGACTACACGTTCACTAGGAAACACTCGACCTGCGGTGTCGAGTTCTGATTGACTTATAACATATAACATTTAGTTAAGTCCTCAAACAGTTATACTAATTAGAGCTACAAATTAAGCAGAGCtacaataaggctgagttgcaccactaaacttatcgtaactataacgataaccggtgatttttgtatggatgacagatttttgacatttgttacagtcaaagtaagatggtgcaacccaggtgtgtagacgttataaaacaTAAGGCAATCAAAATTCTATACTTTAATTCGAAGCCGGGTGAAGACGTAACTAAGTCATTGTTAAACAGTTATTTATAACAAAGCACTTAGGTCATGGAAAGTGCATGAGAACCAGACTTTACTAATTTGAAATGAATGTTAAAATAATGAGAACTGCCTAATTAGTTGTTAATTTAAGTGTCATTGAAATGAAAGCACACTTCTGGCAATTGTCACAGTTATTAGATTACGAGCGTATAGATCTGCGATatagtgtaaataaatataattttactaaTAATTTAATGATCTCAGAGCCATTTGGAACATCTTTGGGAAATCGTAGGTTAAAAGTCTTTATCTTGCAGATCTTCAGTGAAAAATATCTCAcccaaaatgtatttttctcgGTTAGCGTTTAGGTATAAATAGGTATGCAAAAATTGGTTTTGATTGGATTAGAAGTGGGTCGCATTATTCGATTATACCATCTCAGCAAAGTATCTGACATCTAaagcattcatcatcatttagtCTCTACTACAAGAAGATGACTCTGTCTAAAGCATAAGTAAATAGAGGATTTCCACTTTGCCCGGCTGAATTTATTTACacatatggaagtcattgggggaagccatgttcagcagtggatgttctGTAGTtcaaatgatgacgatgaaaaaGAGGATTTGACCTGCAATCTACATGCGGTTTAAGGCATTGTTACTTACGGAGTTCGGTTCTGTCACCGCAGTCTACATTGAAGGGCTGGTCGCATTTGTTGATCTTCCTAATCAGCTGGTCGAACACCAAGCCATCTGGACACAGCTTCTCTGTGGCCACTCCATCCACGCACTCGTAGAACTTGTCACATTGCCTGTCGTCTTCGTACTGGCCATCCTTGGCGGGGCACTTGAATTGGGCGCCTGGGGAAAAAGATAAATTGGTATGTTAATTTAAGTTGCTCAACCTATAAATCTAATCTTAAAGTATCAGCGAATCGATACACAATAGAAATCATTTGTTACCGTGGTCTCATGCGACCgcttaggctgaattgcaccacctaactttgaccgtagctataacgataaccgatgttttttgtatggagtgacagatttttgacgtttttcaaagtcaaaataagatggtgcaacccagccttagagttcCACGAGTTAAAACAAACTGAATTTATTGTGTGGAATCTTAATGGAACTACCAAAATACAATCCGACTGAAATAACTGCACGTGTGGAGTTTTTTTTAGCTGCAATAATATTTGTAGAATGTTAATTCGATATCAAACAACCCAATTAAGTATTTGTAGTAGTAATAGATCAATATTAATTGCGGAATACGCAACACTGCAACCCGTCCAACAGCTTTGACACACTGTTCTAGATTTGCGATTTTCACGTGCATTCGAAACGCGCATTTTTGACGCTAAACCTAAACGCTATTTACGAAATTCAAATACCACACATGTTTTTGTAATCTACGATCACGCTAAATGTACCTATTAAACGAGTTTTTGCTAAGCGTGATATTATTTCTTGATAACTAAACAAACGCCAATCAACCACCGTTGCAATAGCGTCatataaaacaaaagaattagGGACTTGAACTACAAAGATAACCCTTTGTATGTTACAAAGGTTATCATGTCATGTAATAGCAAAACGTATCATGGTATATTTGTCCCTAGTATTCACTAGGGACAAATATCATGAGCCATGTATTCACATGGCTTTATCCTCTCTTGTTAACGAGATCTTCACGCAAACGGTCTTAGATCTTGCTCTTTATTTTGAACTCTGTCAGTCACGTGACGGACTAGTTCTTCGAAAATAATGGACCGTTTAGATACAGTGAAAGTCGATTTATTAAATGGGCTTGTTAGTCGTTCGGCTGAGAGCAGGGCGGGCCTGTTTTTTTCTTGCATAAGCACGCGTTGTGTAAGAGTGAGCGTCAATATAATGTACCGTTGACATGCATTTGCATGTTCCTCCGATAGACGAGTGTTACACGATTCCTCACGAAGCCGGCTTCGTGCGTGTTTAAAGATGTTGAAGATGCGTCGATGGTTACCTAATGGAAACATGTTAGCTCTTTACAGCGTTTTGTCCCATTACCTTAgaaccttatttatttattaaggtctTCATGTTATGCCCTATAGACAGAGAGTAGTTTATTCTGCCTGGAATTTCAATCCAGGGCCATAGTCGTCGTGCGGTAGTTGTTCGAAGAGCACGTATATTTCAATTCTCCGTCGATTTTAGTTCAAAGTGGTAGTAAAAAGTGATCATATATCGTTTAATTTCCGAGTAATACACAGCCAATTAAGTTCCCCATTGTCTGAAAAAAACCGTTTTTCGATATTCAATGTCGTTTCGGAGTAATAGAAGAATTAagtttgaattattttaaaaacggctACCGATCGCTCGTCGGCGCAATAACAACAAGCGCGCTGCCGATGAGTCACCGTCACGGCCGTCACCGCCGCCGATTCAAGCGAGCGGCTAGCCCGTGCTGCGTTTACACAGACTGGACGGTCACCGTGCTTCGTTCAAGTGTCATTTTTGTGCAAGTCAAACTGTACTCTAATTGCTGTTTGTGCTATTAAGTGGACATTTATATAGAAGAAAAATGTCTCCGAAATGCAGTATATGTACCAAATGTCGACGAAAAATCGAAAACCGACGTTTCCTGAACTGTACATTATGCAAACAAACATTTGATATTGAGTGTGCAAACGTGTCGGAGAAGCTGTTTTACCTTATGGACCATTCACGTAAATTACTATGGACATGTGAAAAgtgtaaacaaaaaaacaaacctACAACCAGCACACCAATTGACAAGCCTCATCCACATAAAACAACAAGGACTTCTATTGCAAACAAGAAGCCTGACCAGAAGTCGGGAACGGCCGCTAAGTTGTACAATAAAGGTCTGATTCTGAAATCTGGTGCAGACAAAATAACTGCAAACAAAAAATCAGCAAACATTGAGCAAGAGTCGACTCTCAACAAACCACTGAGACGGCCATCTTTGTCTCCTTGCCGACAGCCTTCACCTGGGCTGCCAACTACTTACCTGGAGGAAATGGCCTCCCGAGAAGAAACATCAGTTATGGACATCTGTCATGTTCGAGAAGTTTCATCACCTACAGAACTACGTGAGTCTCCACTTGTGGCCCTGTCATGTGCTCCCACATCACCGCGTATTACGGGCTTAACATCCGGGAGCTCTATGCCTCACTTGTTGCCATCCACGAGCCCGACACCTACCTTGACTTCACCCACATGCGCTGAAAACCAAGGGTCTGATTATTCTGTTTTTATTACACAAAGAAGAAAAAGGAACTACCTTGAAACATCGCTACCAAATATTGAAAGTGCAGATTCTTCTTCGTCCGGGTCGGAGTCTAGTGGGCTGGCAATGAAAAGCTTGCCGGACTTATCAACACTTCAGAATCACGAAGAATTGGTAATCATGAAAAATCAAATAAGCGAACTAAAGTTGAAACTTGAAGCTACAGAGAATGAAATGAATAATCTGATGTTGGAAAACAAGACTATGGCTACAAAAATCAAAGAACAGGACCAAAAAATCAAAGACTTAATAACTATATGCTCAACTcctttaaataacaaaaacaaaaataataaaaaatacggaAAGAAAGATAAAGCAAAAAACCATAAATCGCATCGTAGCCTACAGGATCATGATTTAAGTGAACACAACACAAATAGTGCAGATAAAA is from Ostrinia nubilalis chromosome 2, ilOstNubi1.1, whole genome shotgun sequence and encodes:
- the LOC135080343 gene encoding protein obstructor-E-like; this translates as MKVFIVLAAAAALASAQFKCPAKDGQYEDDRQCDKFYECVDGVATEKLCPDGLVFDQLIRKINKCDQPFNVDCGDRTELQPPKPNGNCPRRNGFFAHPDPSVCNIFFNCIEGDFTEVKCTAGLHFDEYSGTCVWPESAGRQGCNNQEKKTKDGFECPKEQQVDSQGLPVAHPKFPHPSDCQRFYVCLNGVEPRDLGCQAGEVYNEETQRCDAPENVRGCEDWYKDSEEAAPAPKARS